A window of Patescibacteria group bacterium contains these coding sequences:
- a CDS encoding RNA polymerase sigma factor: protein MEINEEKIIIKCQAGDLADFGCLYDKYIKKIYDFVYYKTLHKETAEDLTSKTFFKALENINNYSSTKGSFSSWLYKIARNTVIDNYRTEKKTIDITEIWDLKSDEDIEKDAGNRQQLEEIKKYLDKLKPEQKEIVIMRIWDGLSYREIAAITGKSEAGCKMMFSRTIAILRKEMPLALFILLLLKLK from the coding sequence ATGGAAATCAATGAAGAAAAAATCATTATCAAATGCCAAGCAGGCGATTTAGCTGACTTCGGCTGCCTGTATGATAAATATATAAAAAAAATATACGATTTTGTCTATTACAAAACCCTGCACAAGGAAACGGCCGAAGATTTAACCAGTAAAACTTTTTTCAAAGCCCTGGAAAACATAAATAATTACAGTTCAACAAAGGGGTCTTTTTCTTCCTGGCTTTACAAAATCGCCAGAAATACGGTTATAGACAATTACCGAACCGAGAAAAAAACAATTGATATTACTGAAATTTGGGATTTGAAAAGCGATGAAGACATAGAAAAAGACGCGGGAAACAGGCAACAGCTTGAAGAAATAAAAAAATATTTGGATAAGCTAAAGCCGGAGCAAAAAGAAATCGTTATTATGAGAATCTGGGATGGGCTGTCGTACAGGGAAATAGCGGCCATTACCGGAAAAAGCGAAGCTGGCTGCAAAATGATGTTTTCTCGGACAATAGCAATTTTAAGAAAGGAAATGCCTTTGGCTCTTTTTATCTTATTACTCTTAAAATTAAAATAA
- the ychF gene encoding redox-regulated ATPase YchF has translation MSLSIGIVGLPNVGKSTLFNALTKNKAEASNYPFCTIDPNVGVVKVPDERLEKIAVISKPKKIIPTIVEFVDIAGLVKGASAGEGLGNQFLSHIRECDAICEVIRGFNDENVIHVSGKIDPADDRETISTELILADLGTVEKRLAKVSKEAKSGDKELIKLVDLLARLKEILGAGKPARQLSLNDEENLLVKSLNLLTVKPIIYVLNSDGKKGELKVEDGEVISLNVKIEEEISSLPEEEQAEYIKELGLNESGLSKLVKASYKLLNLITFFTTGLDETRAWTVKNGAKAPEAAGVIHTDFSKGFVRAEVINWQKFIEAGGEQRAREKGFLRTEGKDYIIADGDICHFLVSR, from the coding sequence ATGTCTTTATCAATCGGCATTGTCGGCCTGCCCAATGTGGGCAAATCAACCTTATTTAACGCCTTAACCAAAAACAAGGCCGAGGCCTCCAATTATCCTTTTTGCACGATTGACCCCAATGTCGGCGTGGTTAAGGTTCCTGACGAGCGTTTGGAAAAAATCGCGGTGATTTCTAAACCGAAAAAAATTATTCCGACGATTGTGGAATTCGTAGACATTGCCGGCTTAGTGAAAGGGGCCAGCGCCGGCGAGGGGCTGGGCAACCAATTTTTGTCCCATATCCGCGAGTGCGACGCTATCTGCGAAGTGATTAGGGGCTTTAACGATGAGAATGTCATCCATGTAAGCGGCAAAATTGACCCGGCGGATGACAGGGAAACCATTAGCACGGAATTGATCCTGGCTGATTTGGGGACGGTTGAGAAAAGGCTGGCTAAAGTTTCCAAAGAAGCCAAAAGCGGAGACAAAGAGTTAATTAAACTTGTTGATTTGCTCGCAAGGTTAAAAGAAATTTTAGGGGCAGGGAAACCGGCCCGCCAGCTTAGTTTGAATGACGAAGAAAATCTATTGGTTAAATCTTTAAATCTTCTGACAGTCAAGCCGATTATTTATGTTTTAAATAGCGATGGCAAAAAAGGGGAATTAAAAGTTGAAGACGGAGAAGTAATAAGTTTAAATGTTAAAATAGAAGAAGAAATTTCCAGCCTGCCCGAGGAAGAGCAAGCGGAGTATATTAAAGAATTAGGGCTTAATGAAAGCGGATTGTCTAAACTCGTCAAAGCTTCTTACAAATTGCTTAATTTAATCACTTTTTTTACCACCGGTTTGGATGAAACCAGGGCCTGGACCGTTAAAAACGGGGCAAAAGCGCCGGAAGCCGCCGGGGTTATCCATACGGATTTTTCCAAAGGTTTTGTCCGAGCCGAGGTAATAAATTGGCAGAAATTTATTGAAGCCGGCGGAGAGCAAAGAGCGCGGGAAAAGGGTTTTTTGAGGACCGAGGGCAAGGATTATATTATTGCTGACGGAGATATCTGCCACTTTTTAGTGTCGCGGTAG
- a CDS encoding T9SS type A sorting domain-containing protein — MDHDGVLWCSLIYNDGIFSYDGKTWKQFKVDGLNTNNISTIAVDEDNVKWFATMYFYPYCAVFSFDGVSWKKYSYQEIFCHGSVLSIAVDSNNTKWLGTDLGLRSYDGRTWEIHSPANGLPSNFIRAIFVDKNSVKWFLTDQGVSSFDDRTPTSVETEETPQSINLRGNFPNPFNPSTTIEFTVSSDNPVALDIYSVAGQKVRTLVNGRLTVGVHSVVWDGRDETGLAVSSGIYLCRITAGNFTSVHKMTLAR, encoded by the coding sequence GTGGATCATGACGGAGTATTATGGTGCTCGCTAATCTATAATGACGGCATTTTCAGCTACGATGGGAAAACATGGAAGCAATTCAAAGTTGATGGACTGAATACCAACAATATAAGCACAATCGCAGTAGACGAGGACAATGTTAAATGGTTTGCGACCATGTATTTTTATCCTTACTGTGCCGTATTCAGCTTTGACGGCGTTTCCTGGAAAAAATACTCGTATCAAGAAATTTTCTGTCATGGAAGCGTACTGTCGATTGCTGTTGATAGCAACAATACGAAATGGCTTGGAACTGATCTTGGCCTACGCAGTTATGACGGCAGGACCTGGGAAATCCATTCCCCCGCGAACGGTTTACCTAGTAATTTTATCCGGGCGATCTTTGTCGATAAAAATAGCGTGAAATGGTTTTTGACGGATCAAGGCGTTTCCAGTTTTGATGACAGAACTCCGACATCAGTCGAGACCGAGGAAACGCCGCAGAGCATCAATCTCCGCGGAAATTTCCCTAATCCGTTTAACCCCAGCACAACGATTGAATTCACGGTAAGTTCTGACAATCCGGTGGCGCTTGATATATACAGCGTTGCGGGCCAGAAAGTCAGGACACTGGTCAATGGACGACTAACAGTCGGAGTCCATTCGGTTGTCTGGGATGGTCGGGATGAAACCGGATTGGCGGTTTCATCAGGAATCTACCTTTGCCGAATCACGGCAGGGAATTTCACGAGTGTTCACAAAATGACGCTTGCGAGATAA
- the rpsF gene encoding 30S ribosomal protein S6 translates to MSKTKSSEFYRYELLFIIPNKFTEEEANLITDKVKKIITDEGGVITFSEFWGKKQLAYPIKQNSYGYYSLLEFNLDGEKLAKINKTLRMSSDVIRFQIVKKKIKTAKQLEKEKKISEKIADKNIAKEKKAEEEKNKGKDKEKKLELKDLDEKLDDILDTKDLL, encoded by the coding sequence ATGTCAAAGACAAAATCTTCAGAGTTTTATCGTTACGAGCTTCTTTTTATAATTCCCAATAAATTTACGGAAGAAGAAGCCAATTTAATTACTGATAAAGTAAAAAAAATTATTACTGACGAGGGGGGTGTTATTACTTTTTCGGAATTTTGGGGGAAAAAGCAGCTGGCTTATCCCATAAAGCAGAATAGCTATGGTTATTACAGCTTGTTGGAGTTTAATTTGGACGGGGAAAAATTGGCGAAAATCAATAAAACCTTGCGGATGTCAAGCGACGTTATCCGTTTTCAGATTGTTAAGAAGAAAATAAAAACCGCCAAGCAGCTGGAAAAAGAGAAGAAAATATCAGAGAAAATCGCCGACAAAAACATAGCCAAGGAGAAAAAAGCCGAAGAAGAGAAAAACAAAGGCAAAGACAAGGAGAAGAAGCTGGAATTAAAAGATTTGGATGAAAAACTAGATGATATCCTGGACACCAAAGATTTGCTATAA
- a CDS encoding family 1 glycosylhydrolase, which produces MLENKQKILRFPEDFFWGVSTSAYQIEGGIVNDWSRWEKSEDRVNKLERKGKNPDDFICGQACDSYHRYEEDAKLVKDLNCGAYRLGIEWARIEPEQGRWDLKEIEHYRKILENLKANNLKVVLTLWHWTNPVWLADKGGWSNKEAVDYFSRYVKLIADELGDLADYWITLNEPMIHVAGGHITGKFPPNKKSIFAALKVFKNLARAHTEAYKIIHNKCPQAKVSITQIMNYFEPARNWCPIEQGLVKLASCFWNEKFLNKIKSELDYIGLDYYFHDRIVWYPPFKKNKNESVTDMGWEIYPQGIYHILKSLAKFKKPIIIIENGLADAADEKRPDFIKQHLKYIHKAMSEGVDVRGYFHWSLLDNFEWAEGYGPKFGLYELDRKTFKRTARPSAKVYTEICKNNYILWDF; this is translated from the coding sequence ATGTTGGAAAACAAACAAAAAATTTTAAGATTTCCCGAGGATTTTTTTTGGGGAGTATCCACTTCCGCTTATCAGATAGAGGGCGGAATTGTTAATGATTGGAGCCGATGGGAGAAATCGGAAGACAGAGTTAATAAACTGGAAAGAAAGGGCAAAAATCCCGATGATTTTATTTGCGGGCAGGCTTGCGATTCGTACCACAGATATGAAGAAGACGCAAAGTTGGTAAAAGATTTAAATTGCGGAGCTTATCGTTTGGGCATAGAGTGGGCCAGAATTGAGCCGGAACAAGGCAGGTGGGATTTAAAAGAAATAGAGCATTACCGGAAGATTTTGGAAAACCTGAAAGCTAATAATTTAAAAGTGGTCTTAACTTTATGGCACTGGACCAATCCGGTCTGGCTCGCTGACAAGGGAGGATGGTCCAACAAAGAAGCAGTGGATTATTTTTCCCGTTATGTTAAATTAATAGCTGATGAGCTTGGTGATTTGGCGGATTATTGGATAACTTTAAACGAACCCATGATTCATGTGGCCGGCGGCCATATAACCGGAAAATTTCCGCCTAATAAAAAATCAATTTTTGCCGCCCTGAAGGTTTTTAAGAATTTAGCAAGGGCCCACACAGAAGCCTATAAAATAATTCATAATAAATGTCCGCAAGCCAAGGTGAGCATAACCCAGATAATGAATTATTTTGAGCCGGCCAGAAACTGGTGTCCCATTGAACAAGGACTGGTGAAACTGGCTTCCTGTTTTTGGAACGAGAAATTTTTAAATAAAATCAAGAGCGAGCTTGATTATATCGGCCTGGATTATTATTTCCATGACCGGATAGTTTGGTATCCGCCCTTTAAAAAGAATAAAAACGAAAGCGTTACGGATATGGGCTGGGAGATTTATCCGCAGGGAATTTATCACATTTTAAAAAGTTTAGCTAAATTCAAAAAACCGATTATTATTATAGAAAACGGCTTGGCTGACGCCGCAGACGAAAAAAGACCGGATTTCATCAAACAGCATTTAAAATATATACATAAAGCTATGAGCGAAGGCGTAGATGTCCGCGGTTATTTTCACTGGTCCTTGCTTGATAATTTTGAATGGGCCGAGGGTTATGGCCCGAAATTCGGATTGTATGAATTAGACAGAAAAACCTTTAAGCGGACTGCTCGGCCAAGCGCGAAGGTGTATACCGAGATTTGCAAAAATAATTATATATTGTGGGATTTTTAG
- a CDS encoding pilin: MKLFKKTNPINPDRNKFLNGANRARYFLAFLLLSVLNFRIADLVSAQTFGPGQGQTDAFLGESGFAPADEMSLGQIVAVAIQAFLGLLGIIFLVLMITAGYKWMTASGNEEKLTEAKETIWRATIGLIIVVSAYAITYFVFNSLDWFGGGGGGQSGNK, from the coding sequence ATGAAATTATTTAAAAAAACAAACCCCATTAACCCCGATAGAAATAAATTTCTAAACGGGGCTAACAGGGCGAGATATTTTTTAGCATTTTTACTCCTGTCTGTTTTAAATTTCAGAATCGCTGATTTGGTTTCGGCCCAGACTTTTGGTCCGGGGCAAGGGCAAACAGACGCTTTTTTAGGTGAATCGGGCTTTGCTCCGGCTGATGAAATGTCTTTGGGGCAAATCGTGGCGGTGGCCATCCAGGCCTTTTTGGGCCTTTTAGGCATTATTTTTTTGGTGTTGATGATCACGGCCGGGTACAAGTGGATGACAGCGTCCGGCAATGAAGAAAAGCTTACCGAGGCCAAGGAAACAATCTGGCGGGCGACAATCGGCTTAATTATTGTTGTTTCGGCTTATGCCATTACTTACTTCGTGTTTAATAGTTTGGATTGGTTTGGGGGAGGCGGAGGCGGTCAGAGTGGTAACAAGTAG
- the efp gene encoding elongation factor P — translation MLSLSEIKIGKVIKIGDEPYVVVKTDHHKMGRGGAVLKTKLRNLISGNILEKTFQGNEKAEEAETEIKKANFMYKDESQVYFMDNETYEQFDLPLEQIGDKQKFLKEGTDIDAFYFSGRPVAINLPVKMNLKVVSAPPGIKGNSAGNVNKQIELETGAKINAPMFVNEGDTIKVNTETGEYVERA, via the coding sequence ATGTTGAGTTTAAGCGAGATAAAAATAGGAAAAGTCATAAAGATCGGAGATGAGCCCTATGTTGTTGTAAAAACCGACCATCACAAAATGGGGCGGGGCGGCGCGGTTTTAAAAACCAAATTAAGGAATCTGATATCCGGAAATATATTAGAGAAGACTTTTCAGGGAAATGAAAAAGCGGAAGAGGCGGAAACAGAAATAAAAAAAGCCAATTTTATGTACAAAGATGAAAGTCAGGTTTATTTTATGGACAATGAGACTTATGAGCAGTTTGACCTGCCCTTAGAGCAAATAGGAGATAAGCAAAAATTTTTGAAAGAAGGCACTGACATTGACGCTTTTTATTTTTCCGGGCGGCCGGTGGCGATAAATTTGCCGGTAAAAATGAATTTAAAAGTGGTAAGCGCTCCCCCGGGGATAAAGGGAAATTCCGCCGGCAACGTTAATAAGCAGATTGAACTTGAAACCGGAGCCAAGATAAACGCGCCGATGTTTGTCAATGAAGGCGATACTATAAAAGTAAATACGGAAACCGGGGAATATGTGGAAAGAGCGTAA
- a CDS encoding EamA family transporter: MWLIAAVSSYFVNAGVYIADKFLLSKKIHSSIIYAFLVGIWSIFNMVLLLFDPWVPSGRELGLDLLAGMLFLITLVFWYKALHQSEATRVVPIVGALVPIFSFVLSFLFLGETLTERQLLAFLVLINGGILISVKHTRFYKIGEMWNRFRGVFGDILGGIHAQYRPARRLILNSVISALFFAVYYVLIKYIYLSQPFIGGFVWSRLGTFLGALLILFIPGWRKPIVEYQRGAKTPKNLAFFISIRLLAGLAFIMINWAISLGNVALVNSLQGVQYVFLIFLVLFLSAKYPHILEEELGGGVMLQKIIGVSLISIGLYMLVIA, translated from the coding sequence ATGTGGTTAATCGCAGCTGTTAGTTCATATTTCGTTAATGCCGGCGTATATATTGCCGACAAGTTTTTACTGTCTAAAAAAATCCATTCTTCCATTATTTACGCTTTTTTAGTCGGCATTTGGAGTATTTTCAATATGGTTTTACTGTTGTTTGACCCATGGGTTCCTTCCGGACGGGAGTTGGGCCTTGATTTATTAGCCGGAATGTTATTTTTAATCACCTTGGTTTTTTGGTATAAGGCCCTGCATCAGAGCGAAGCGACCCGAGTCGTGCCGATTGTCGGCGCTTTAGTCCCGATTTTTTCTTTTGTTCTTTCTTTTTTGTTTTTAGGCGAGACTTTGACGGAACGGCAGCTTTTGGCCTTTTTGGTTTTGATTAACGGCGGCATACTGATTTCGGTAAAGCACACCAGGTTTTATAAGATAGGAGAAATGTGGAATCGGTTTCGGGGAGTTTTCGGTGATATTTTGGGGGGAATTCACGCCCAATATCGGCCAGCCAGAAGATTAATTTTAAATTCCGTCATTTCAGCTTTATTTTTCGCGGTTTATTATGTTTTAATAAAATACATTTACCTTAGCCAGCCTTTTATAGGCGGTTTTGTCTGGTCGCGGCTGGGCACTTTTCTTGGCGCTTTGCTCATTCTGTTCATACCTGGCTGGCGTAAACCAATCGTGGAATATCAAAGAGGCGCAAAGACCCCGAAAAATTTAGCTTTTTTCATTTCCATAAGGCTCTTGGCCGGGCTGGCCTTTATTATGATTAACTGGGCTATCAGCTTGGGCAATGTGGCCCTGGTTAATTCTTTGCAGGGAGTCCAATATGTATTTTTAATTTTTTTAGTTTTATTCTTGTCCGCCAAATATCCCCATATTTTGGAGGAAGAGCTTGGCGGCGGGGTAATGCTGCAAAAGATTATCGGCGTTTCTTTAATAAGCATTGGGCTGTATATGCTGGTTATCGCATAA
- a CDS encoding methyltransferase domain-containing protein: MQYFFILGNNPTLSLTELSAVFGFDKIQGYLAAPEVFILETGQEINPAELIKKLGGTIKIGLITDKANPDNQAIISQACDLAGKQEKAGKFKFGLSYYGGKKLNLKPIGMEIKKYLKEKAVSCRWVVSKEKTLSSVVVEQNKLTSKGIEIVLIQDDNKILIGKTLVVQPFKELSFRDYGRPARDDESGMLPPKLAQIMINLSQAKTEDTIIDPSCGSGTILTEAMLMGYKNLIGSDISKKAIEDTEKNVKWIIENWKLKIGNLKLYQLDAQKISQEIKPDSINYIITEPYLGPQRGKIDIKKIAQELKQLYTKSLKEFSKILKPKGRIVMVWPVFRISRNAQRITPDIGGFKIINPIPKNLRENEIIKLTDRNTIIYGREQQKVWREIVILEK, translated from the coding sequence ATGCAATATTTCTTTATTTTAGGCAACAATCCGACTCTGTCTCTGACTGAACTTTCAGCGGTTTTCGGCTTTGATAAAATTCAGGGATATTTGGCCGCGCCCGAAGTTTTTATCCTAGAAACCGGGCAGGAAATAAATCCGGCAGAACTTATTAAAAAATTAGGCGGAACCATAAAAATCGGATTAATTACAGACAAAGCTAATCCTGACAACCAAGCTATTATAAGTCAAGCCTGTGATTTAGCGGGCAAACAGGAAAAAGCCGGCAAATTTAAATTTGGCTTATCTTATTATGGCGGGAAAAAGCTAAATCTAAAGCCGATCGGCATGGAAATAAAAAAATATCTAAAAGAAAAAGCCGTAAGCTGCCGCTGGGTAGTCAGTAAAGAAAAAACCTTATCCAGTGTCGTTGTAGAGCAGAATAAATTAACTTCTAAAGGAATAGAAATCGTTTTAATCCAGGACGATAATAAAATTTTAATCGGCAAAACTTTAGTTGTCCAGCCTTTCAAAGAATTGTCTTTCCGCGACTATGGACGGCCGGCTCGTGATGATGAATCCGGCATGCTGCCGCCAAAGCTGGCCCAGATTATGATAAACTTGTCTCAAGCAAAAACGGAAGATACAATCATAGATCCTTCCTGCGGTTCCGGCACGATTTTGACCGAAGCCATGCTGATGGGCTACAAAAATTTAATCGGCTCCGATATCTCTAAAAAAGCAATTGAAGATACAGAAAAAAATGTTAAATGGATAATTGAAAATTGGAAATTGAAAATTGGAAATTTAAAACTTTATCAACTAGATGCACAAAAAATATCTCAAGAGATTAAACCTGATTCAATTAATTATATAATTACCGAGCCTTATCTCGGCCCGCAGCGGGGAAAAATTGATATAAAAAAAATTGCCCAAGAGCTGAAGCAACTTTACACAAAATCGTTAAAAGAATTTTCTAAAATTTTAAAACCAAAGGGACGGATAGTTATGGTCTGGCCGGTTTTTCGCATATCGCGCAACGCGCAACGCATAACGCCAGACATTGGCGGGTTTAAAATAATTAATCCTATTCCGAAAAATTTACGAGAAAATGAAATTATTAAATTAACGGATAGAAATACAATAATTTACGGACGCGAACAACAAAAAGTCTGGCGGGAAATTGTAATACTGGAAAAATAA
- a CDS encoding single-stranded DNA-binding protein codes for MNLNKAMIIGNLTRDPEVKNIPSGQTVATFSVATNFVWTDQSGQKQERVEFHNIVAWRRLAEICGQYLRKGAKVFIEGRIQTRDWLGQDGVKRYRTEIIAENMIMLDRAGGGTGYGAAASPSRPPMPTEQPSYPSEPIIDSEQPVGGGDNPEEEEIEVENIPF; via the coding sequence ATGAATCTAAACAAAGCCATGATTATTGGTAATCTAACTCGGGATCCGGAGGTGAAAAACATTCCTTCCGGCCAGACCGTTGCCACTTTTTCCGTGGCTACTAATTTTGTTTGGACAGACCAATCGGGCCAAAAACAGGAAAGGGTTGAATTTCATAATATCGTCGCCTGGAGGAGATTGGCTGAAATTTGCGGGCAGTATTTGCGCAAGGGAGCGAAAGTTTTTATTGAGGGCAGGATTCAAACTCGCGATTGGCTTGGCCAAGACGGAGTAAAGAGGTACCGGACGGAAATTATTGCCGAAAATATGATTATGCTGGATAGAGCTGGGGGCGGAACCGGTTATGGCGCCGCCGCTTCCCCGAGTCGGCCGCCGATGCCGACGGAGCAGCCTTCTTACCCAAGCGAACCGATTATTGATTCCGAGCAGCCGGTTGGAGGCGGAGATAACCCGGAGGAGGAAGAAATAGAGGTGGAAAATATTCCTTTTTAA
- the rpsR gene encoding 30S ribosomal protein S18, giving the protein MNNENPIKKTKECFFCVNNADEIDYKDTRTLRRFVNFHMKILPRKRTGVCSWHQRKLATAIKRSRVMALLGFIHR; this is encoded by the coding sequence ATGAATAATGAAAATCCGATAAAAAAAACCAAAGAGTGCTTTTTCTGCGTTAATAACGCGGATGAAATTGATTACAAGGATACCAGGACTTTGCGCCGGTTCGTGAATTTTCATATGAAAATTTTACCGCGCAAGAGAACTGGCGTCTGTTCGTGGCATCAAAGAAAACTGGCCACAGCCATAAAACGTTCCCGGGTAATGGCTTTGTTGGGTTTTATACATCGCTAA
- a CDS encoding fibronectin type III domain-containing protein, translating to MKAKEIFFILFLFILPFLVRADPVYRPPLTPETEATSEKLGFHWYGRENEQYGVYYKGDEDSDYIFHGATTTPSIRSHPLVYYLDDLEAGTVYSFKVRVCDDDFEECFDSDACLSSGKCLYSFPISLYTNPGVPAFDYERSATIINIFFQPVKGALSYQIAYKAESEDNFRYVEASNLEYLINNLIPDTRYNFKVQACNDRKADRNEDGEYDEGCSGFGRTISVRTTKEKVVADLVESYEKKNLRLQKTLSQYLDYINKYEYLSPSTRSDFAGEIINSEGRGVLDLLRSDLTAVKTETRPGVIEEKINDLDSNKKEQLELLKYKLKIYKKCDGYYKQLNGFREKVGGLSEIPAQAQDNFTKESGYIGRIKSHYENNYEKKVLSWSLLPTASLGEKLAFIKDLYKNISKDNNYKAATIVYKTFYNISKINSQLEGFKDYAVWGNKKYLLEAFFGYYPPENKILFTDKFLGALDDFRSYYGGYVLNKSWTSYETVYNDYNHLRANTRHKQAIAMLNSFKKINSILAKVENYNTKINSPENFSGISPEIKAKGANLRLLMRDALLSGDNSCRRLAIDNPGKAYQEIGGYFGHKIFVYFYNGAKLFNDLSIKTDNLEKVLEAIGECPAAENNLETARAGLGGIEGKLKAVNINDLDKTKREYSEIRNIYREGINYYKAAVSEAKNCL from the coding sequence ATGAAAGCAAAAGAAATATTTTTTATACTTTTTTTATTTATTCTGCCCTTCTTGGTTAGAGCCGACCCCGTTTATAGACCGCCTCTAACCCCAGAGACAGAGGCAACATCCGAAAAACTTGGATTTCATTGGTATGGTCGGGAAAATGAGCAATACGGGGTATATTATAAAGGCGACGAAGATTCCGATTATATTTTTCATGGCGCCACCACCACTCCTTCCATCAGAAGCCATCCCCTTGTTTATTATTTAGATGATTTGGAAGCGGGGACGGTTTATTCTTTTAAGGTGAGAGTTTGCGACGATGATTTTGAGGAATGTTTTGATTCAGACGCCTGCCTGTCTTCCGGCAAATGCTTATATTCTTTCCCCATATCTTTATATACCAATCCGGGCGTACCCGCTTTTGACTACGAGAGGTCGGCGACCATAATAAATATATTTTTTCAGCCGGTTAAGGGCGCTCTTTCCTACCAAATTGCCTATAAAGCGGAAAGTGAAGACAATTTTCGTTATGTTGAAGCTTCAAATTTAGAATATCTGATTAACAATTTGATTCCCGACACCAGATATAATTTCAAAGTCCAGGCCTGCAATGACCGGAAGGCGGACAGGAATGAGGATGGTGAATACGATGAAGGGTGTTCCGGTTTTGGCCGGACCATTTCCGTCAGAACCACAAAAGAAAAAGTTGTGGCGGACTTGGTGGAAAGTTATGAAAAGAAAAATTTAAGGTTGCAGAAAACCTTGTCGCAATACCTTGATTATATAAATAAATATGAATATTTAAGCCCCTCAACCCGCTCCGATTTTGCCGGAGAAATTATAAATTCCGAAGGAAGAGGAGTTTTAGATTTATTAAGATCTGATTTAACGGCAGTGAAAACGGAAACCAGACCCGGGGTTATTGAAGAGAAAATTAACGATTTAGATTCAAATAAGAAAGAACAACTCGAACTTTTAAAATACAAGCTGAAGATTTATAAAAAATGCGACGGTTATTATAAGCAGCTTAATGGTTTCCGGGAAAAAGTCGGCGGTTTATCCGAGATTCCGGCCCAAGCCCAAGATAATTTTACAAAAGAAAGCGGGTATATTGGCAGAATAAAAAGCCATTACGAAAACAATTATGAAAAAAAAGTTTTATCTTGGAGCCTTTTGCCGACAGCTTCTTTGGGGGAGAAACTTGCCTTTATTAAAGATTTGTATAAAAATATAAGTAAGGACAATAACTACAAGGCGGCGACAATAGTTTATAAAACTTTTTACAACATAAGCAAAATAAACAGCCAACTGGAAGGATTTAAAGACTACGCGGTTTGGGGGAATAAAAAGTATTTGCTAGAAGCTTTTTTTGGATATTATCCGCCGGAGAATAAGATTTTATTCACGGATAAATTCTTGGGCGCGCTGGATGATTTCAGGAGTTATTATGGGGGGTATGTTCTGAATAAGAGCTGGACTTCTTATGAAACAGTTTATAATGACTATAATCATTTAAGGGCGAATACCAGGCATAAGCAGGCGATAGCCATGCTTAACAGTTTTAAGAAAATAAATTCTATTTTGGCTAAGGTTGAAAATTACAATACAAAAATTAACAGCCCTGAGAATTTTTCCGGAATTTCTCCGGAAATCAAAGCCAAGGGCGCGAACTTGCGGCTTCTTATGAGAGACGCTCTGTTGTCCGGCGATAATTCCTGCCGGCGGCTGGCGATTGACAATCCGGGGAAAGCCTACCAGGAGATAGGGGGATATTTCGGCCATAAAATTTTTGTTTATTTTTATAACGGCGCTAAATTATTCAATGATTTAAGCATTAAAACAGACAATCTTGAAAAAGTATTAGAAGCGATAGGAGAATGCCCGGCGGCGGAAAACAATCTAGAAACAGCCCGGGCCGGACTAGGCGGAATAGAGGGAAAGTTAAAGGCTGTTAATATAAATGATTTGGATAAAACAAAACGGGAATATTCGGAAATCAGGAATATTTACAGGGAGGGGATAAATTATTATAAAGCTGCTGTTTCCGAGGCCAAAAATTGTTTGTAA